GTGAGCGCTTGCCGGACCGCCATCGGCGAGTTCATGGGCGGAATCTCGTCCATGACCGCGCCGCAGCTCGGGGCGATCGCGATCCGGGAAGCGGTGAAGCGCGCCGGCGCGGATCCGGCGCAGATCGACGAGGTCCTCATGGGGAACGTGGTCCAGGCCGGCGTTGGCCAGGCGCCCGCGCGCCAGGCGGCGATCCACGGCGGCATCCCCGACACGGTCCCCGCGATGACGGTCAACAAGGTCTGTGGCTCGGGCCTCAAGGCGGTCATGCTGGCCGCGCAGGCGATCCGCGCCGGCGACGCCGACGTGATCGTGGCCGGCGGAATGGAATCGATGTCGAACGCGCCCTACTTCCTGCCGAAGGCGCGGAGCGGCTACCGGCTCGGAAACGGCGAGCTGGTGGACGGCGTGATCCACGACGGGCTCTGGGATTCGTTCAACAACTTCCACATGGGAAGCGCCGCCGAGCTGATCGCGCGGAAATTCAAGGTCACGCGCGAGGAGCAGGACCGCTTCTCGGTGGAGAGCAACCAGAAGGCGGTCCGGGCGCAGAAGGAAGGCGCCTTCAAGGACGAGATCGTGCCGGTGATGATCCCCCAGAAGAAGGGCGACCCGAAGTGCTTCTGCGTCGACGAGCGTCCCAGGCCCGACGCCTCGATGGAGAGCCTCGGGAAGCTCCGTCCGGCGTTCGAGAAGGAAGGGACGGTCACGGCCGGCAACGCGCCGGGCCTGAATGACGGCGCCTCGGCGGTCGTGGTGATGTCCGGCGACGCCGTCAAACGGACGGGCGCGAAGCCGATGGCCCGCGTGAACGGATACGCGGCGGGCGGAACGGCGCCGGAGATGGTGTTCTACGCTCCGGTCATCGCGGTGCGGAAGCTGGCCGAGAAAATGGGCCGGAAGACGGACCAGTGGGATCTGATCGAGGCGAACGAGGCGTTCGCGGTCCAGGCGATCGTGGACGCGCGGGAGTTGGGCTGGGATCCGGCCAAGCTCAACGTGCGGGGCGGCGCCGTGGCGCTCGGGCACCCGATCGGAGCGAGCGGCGCGCGCATCCTGACGACCCTCCTCTACTCGATGCGGGACCGGAAGGCCAAATCGGGCCTGGCCACGCTTTGCCTGGGCGGCGGGAACGCGGTGGCGTTGAGCGTCGAGGCGGTTTGATGCCGACGGCAACCGCGACGCGCCCCGTGGTCGTGGCCGGCGCAGGGACCATGGGGAGCGGCATCGCGCAGGTGTTCGCCGCGTCGGGAAGGCAGGTCCTCCTCGTCGATCCGGTCGAGACGGCCTTGAAGAAGGGCCTCGGCGTCATCGAGAAGAGCCTGGGCCGGCTCGTCGACAAAGGGACGATCGATTCCAAGGCAAGGGAGGAGACCCTCCGGCGCATCTCGGTTCAGGAGGCCGGATTTCCGTTCGCCGAGTGCGCGATCGCCGTCGAGGCGGTCCCGGAGCGTCCGGACCTCAAGAAGAGCGTCTTCCAGATGCTGGACCAGAAGCTTCCGCCGGGGGCCATCCTCGCCACCAACACCTCCTCGATCTCGGTGACCGAGCTCGCGGCGGCCACGCGGCGACCCGCGCGCTTCGTCGGCATGCATTTCATGAATCCGGTCCCGATCATGCAGCTCGTCGAGATCGTCCGTGGTCTCGAGACGAGCGACGAGACCGTCGCCGAGACGGTGGATCTGGCGCGGGCGCTCGGCAAGGTTCCCGTCGTGGTGGCCGACCGGCCGGGCTTCGTGAGCAATCGGGTCCTCATGCCGATGATCAACGAGGCCGCCTTCGCCCTCATGGAGGGCGTCGCCGACCGCGAGGCGATCGATACCGTCATGAAGCTGGGCATGAACCACCCGATGGGGCCGCTCGCCCTGGCCGATCTCATCGGCATCGACGTCTGCCTCGACATCATGGAAGTCCTTCATCGCGGGTTCGGGGACTCCAAGTACCGGGCCTGCCCCCTGCTGCGCCAGATGGTGGCAGCCGGACGCCTCGGACGAAAGTCGGGCCGCGGCTTCTACGAGTACCCCTGACCGAAGAAGCCCACACTTGAATTTCGAGCTGACCGAAGAGCAGGAGATGCTGCGCGCCGCCGCGCGCGAGTTCGCCGAGGGCGAGATCGTGCCGATCGCCTATCAGATCGACGCGACCGAGATGATCCCAGACTCGCTCCGGAAGAAGCTCCGCGAGAACAACTTCTTCTCGCTTCTGATCCCACGCGACTACGGCGGTGTGGAAGTGGACGCCATCAGCTACGTCCTGGTGATGGAGGAGCTATCGCGCGCCTCCGCCGCGGTCGGGATCACCATCTCGGTCCACAACTCCGTCGCCGCGGGGCCGATCTCGATGTTCGGATCCGCGGAGCAGAAGGCCAAGTGGCTCCCGCTCCTTGCCGAGCGGCTCCTCGGGGCGTTCGCGCTGACCGAGCCCGGCTCGGGCTCGGACTCCGCGGCCCTGTCGACGCGCGCGGTAGCCAACGACGGGTGCTACGTCCTGGACGGCGCCAAGACCTTCGTGACCAACGGAAACTACGCCGATCTCTTCGTCCTGATGGCGCGGACCAGCCAGGAGCTGAAGCATCGGGGCATCACCGCGTTTCTCGTGGAGCGGAAGAGCCCCGGTCTGAAGATCGGAAAGACCCTCGAGAAAATGGGCATCCGCGGCTCGGACACGGTCGAGCTGACCCTGGAGCGTTGCTGCGTGCCGGCGGAAAATAGGCTCTCGGAAGAGGGCCGGGGATTTCGCGTGGCGATGCAGACGCTCGATGGAGGACGGATCGGGGTCGCGGCCCAGGCGCTCGGGATCGCGCAGGCCGCGTTGGACGCCGCCGTCCGCTACGCGCGCGAGCGCGTCCAGTTCGGGAAGCCGATCTCCGAATTCCAGGCCATCCAGTGGATGATCGCCGACATGAAGGCGCAGATCGAAGGGGCGCGGCTCCTCACCCTCCGCGCCGCGTGGCTCAAAGACCAGGGGCTTCCGCACGGGCCCGAGGCGTCGATCGCGAAGCTGATCGCCTCGGCCGCGGCGCGCGAGGTCACCGACCGGGCGGTGCAGATCCACGGCGGCTACGGCTACACGAAGGAGTTCGCGGTGGAGCGGTATTACCGCGACGCGAAGGTGACCGAGCTCTACGAAGGGACCTCCGAGATCCAGCGGATCGTGATCGCCAACTCGCTTCTTCATCCGAAGGACACGAAAAGGGCCCCGTGAACTCGAAGGTCGCCGTCCTCAAGACATCCCCGCAGACGGTGGTACGGGATTTCGGCCGCCTGATGGAGCTGGCGGATCTCCGCGCCGAGCTCTCGCCCGACCGGCTGACGCTCTTGAAGGTCAATATCTCGTGGCAGGTCTACTACCCGGCAGTCTCCACGAGCCCCTGGCAGCTCGAGGGCGTCATCCGGGCGCTCCTCGATGGCGGGTTCTCGAAGGACCGCATCCTCGCCGCCCAGAACTCCACCGTCGTGGTCGATCCCCACCTCGGGCTCAAGACCAACAAGCTCGAGCCGGTGCTCGACCGGTTCGGGATCCGCTCGATCTGGCTGAACGACAAGGAGAGCGAGGCCGATTGGGTCCGCTACGAGCCGAAGGGGAAGATGCTCGTGCTCCGCGATGTCTATCCCGACGGGCTCATGATTCCCAAAACCCTGATCGGCGCGAATATCATCCACCTGCCGACGCTCAAGACCCACGTCTTCACCGAGATAACCGGTGCGATGAAGAACGCGTTCGGAGGGCTGCTTCACTTGAAGCGCCACTGGACCCACAGCGTGATTCACGAAACCCTGGTCGACCTCCTGGTCATCCAAAAAGAGATCCACCCGGCAATCTTCGCCGTCATGGACGGGACGATCTCGGGGGACGGGCCCGGGCCGAGGGCCATGCGCCTTCGCGAAACGAATCTGATCCTGGCCTCCCGCGACCAAGTGGCGATCGACGCGACCGCGGCCAAGCTGATGGGGTTCGACCCGCTGACGATCCGGTTCATCCGCCTGGCGCACGAAGCGGGCCTGGGGAAGGGCGACCCCCGCGAGATCGACCTCGTCGGCGACGACGTCTCGAACGTGAACCTCCATTACTCCCGAAACGAGAACACCTTCGCGTCGAAGGGGCAGAAGCTCATCTACCACGGACCTTTGAAGCCGCTCGAGGGGTTGCTACTACGTAGTCCGCTGGTGCCGTGGTCGTTTGCAGCCAGCCGCCTCTACCACGACGGATATTGGTATCCATTCGTGGGCAAAGGCCGGAAACGGACGATAATGAAATCAGAATGGGGACGACTCTTCCGGGAATACGAGCCGAAGGGTCAGGAATAATCGATCGCGCGGGCTTGGCCGCGGATCAGCCGCGGAGCTTCGCCCGCGGCTCAGGGAGGAGGGGATCGGAATGAAGAACGCGCTTCTTGTCGCGCTCCTGCTCGCATCCGCGGGCGTTACGCCCGCGTCCGCCGAGCCAGGCGATCCGTCGCTGGCTCCGTCCTCGCAGCGGTACGTGGCCGAGATCGTGGACTCCATGTTCGTCGTCGGCCCGGCCGAGTTCTTCGCGGTGGTGATGCCGTCCGATCCGGCCGGAGCACGGGCCGTCCACTTGATGGGCACGTTCACCGTGACCGACAAGAAGGGCGATATCATGGTCCGCCTCTTCCGCGCGCCCGACTACCAGAGCTGGCTCAAGAAGCGGGGCGGGGAGAAGGCCGGCGCGTTCTGGGTTTCCAAGCGCTCGAGGCAGGTCAACGTGGACCAGGATCTGACTCCGCCCGGTCCCTTCGTCGTCCTGCTCGACAACGGTTATTCGATGCGCACCAGCAAGCACGTCCGGACCCAGATGCAGATCCAGTATGAGGGGATCGGCGGCCATCCGATCGCGGCCGCGCGCGACAGCACCGCGGTGGGAAGCGCCGAGGACGACCTCATCACGCCTAGGGCGAACAGCGAGGAGGATATTCCGCCGCCTCCGCCTCCGCCCCCCGACGAAGGGTCCCACTAGCCGCCCGAGCGGCCCTTCGCCTCTTTCTTCTCCGCGGCCCCCTTCTTGGGCTTGGGCTTCGCCTCGCCGGCCTTCGCGCTCGAGTACCCGGGCCCGCGCAGGAGAAGGAGCTGGCCCCCACCCTTGCGGTTTCGGAACTGGGGGAGCCATAGGTTGTGGGCCTGGACCGCGATGAGCCAGGTGTCGGGCCCGAAGAGATCGCTCGCGTCCACGATCCCCGTCGACTCCCACTCGCCGCCGATTCCCCTCGGAAGGTAGTTCCCCTTCGCATCCCATTCCGCGCACTCCGCCATAGGCTCGACGCGCCGCGTGTTGGAGTCGTAGCGAAGAATCCGCGCGGTGTGGATCCCGCGCCCGCCGGGATCTTCCTGGATCCACACGTAGCGCTCGTCCGTCGCGAGGTTGTCGGGGCGGTAGAGGTCGTCGGATTCGTCGCCGTCGAGCGCGACGCTCAGCTCCTCGACGTGGGTGGGATTGAACGGATCGAGCCGCACGTAGTAGAGGCGGCCCGCGCCGGTGACCGGGCGGCCGGTGACCGGGTCGTAGAAATCGTCGGCTCCGGTGTCCACGAAGTAGAAGGCATTGGGCTGGTCCTTGACGGGGGTCACGTCCTCGAGGCGCGCGAAGTTGAGGCAGCCCATGCCCTGCGCCTGGGCTTCGAGACGGGCCGGGAGCTCGTTCACGTTGATCCGGCCCCCCTCCTCCTGCGGGAAGAGCGGCACGAACCTTCCGGTCAGGGGGCGCCCCTTGGAAGCGAGGCTGGCGAGGCGGGTGTTGGGACGTCCCTCGAGGGGATCCGCCCGAAAGACATAGAGCCGGCCCCGGCCCGAAAGAAAGTCGGAGTCGTTGTCGGCGACATACATGTAGAGCTGGGATTCACCCGGGTAGGAGTCCTCGGTCAGGATCGCGACGATCTTTCCCGAGGAGACCGGGACGATCACGGTAGCCTCGTGCGAGAAGTGTCCCAGCCACGGCAGGTTCTTCACGGTCCCGTCGCGCGCGTCGACCGCGACCACGATGCCCCGGTAGATCCCGTCGATCGATTCCTCGTCGACCAGGAATGTCGGCGCAAGAAAGCCGTCTTCCGGACCGACCAGCGACGCCGCGCCGAAGCGGTCGTATCCCTCGCTCCCATCGACCAGGTAATCCCCGGCCACGGCGCCGAAGTTTCGCAGGTCGATCGCCAAGCGCGAGACCCGGGCCCCGTTGAATCCCCCGTGCCAGGAGATCTCGTGCGCGACGTA
The window above is part of the Candidatus Eisenbacteria bacterium genome. Proteins encoded here:
- a CDS encoding acyl-CoA dehydrogenase, encoding MNFELTEEQEMLRAAAREFAEGEIVPIAYQIDATEMIPDSLRKKLRENNFFSLLIPRDYGGVEVDAISYVLVMEELSRASAAVGITISVHNSVAAGPISMFGSAEQKAKWLPLLAERLLGAFALTEPGSGSDSAALSTRAVANDGCYVLDGAKTFVTNGNYADLFVLMARTSQELKHRGITAFLVERKSPGLKIGKTLEKMGIRGSDTVELTLERCCVPAENRLSEEGRGFRVAMQTLDGGRIGVAAQALGIAQAALDAAVRYARERVQFGKPISEFQAIQWMIADMKAQIEGARLLTLRAAWLKDQGLPHGPEASIAKLIASAAAREVTDRAVQIHGGYGYTKEFAVERYYRDAKVTELYEGTSEIQRIVIANSLLHPKDTKRAP
- a CDS encoding acetyl-CoA C-acetyltransferase; this encodes MGGISSMTAPQLGAIAIREAVKRAGADPAQIDEVLMGNVVQAGVGQAPARQAAIHGGIPDTVPAMTVNKVCGSGLKAVMLAAQAIRAGDADVIVAGGMESMSNAPYFLPKARSGYRLGNGELVDGVIHDGLWDSFNNFHMGSAAELIARKFKVTREEQDRFSVESNQKAVRAQKEGAFKDEIVPVMIPQKKGDPKCFCVDERPRPDASMESLGKLRPAFEKEGTVTAGNAPGLNDGASAVVVMSGDAVKRTGAKPMARVNGYAAGGTAPEMVFYAPVIAVRKLAEKMGRKTDQWDLIEANEAFAVQAIVDARELGWDPAKLNVRGGAVALGHPIGASGARILTTLLYSMRDRKAKSGLATLCLGGGNAVALSVEAV
- a CDS encoding DUF839 domain-containing protein; amino-acid sequence: MVRPLREDVSVIPIISVGDSLAPQDTVSDAFVFAPEPDGLGIRKTASGLAEIYVAHEISWHGGFNGARVSRLAIDLRNFGAVAGDYLVDGSEGYDRFGAASLVGPEDGFLAPTFLVDEESIDGIYRGIVVAVDARDGTVKNLPWLGHFSHEATVIVPVSSGKIVAILTEDSYPGESQLYMYVADNDSDFLSGRGRLYVFRADPLEGRPNTRLASLASKGRPLTGRFVPLFPQEEGGRINVNELPARLEAQAQGMGCLNFARLEDVTPVKDQPNAFYFVDTGADDFYDPVTGRPVTGAGRLYYVRLDPFNPTHVEELSVALDGDESDDLYRPDNLATDERYVWIQEDPGGRGIHTARILRYDSNTRRVEPMAECAEWDAKGNYLPRGIGGEWESTGIVDASDLFGPDTWLIAVQAHNLWLPQFRNRKGGGQLLLLRGPGYSSAKAGEAKPKPKKGAAEKKEAKGRSGG
- a CDS encoding DUF362 domain-containing protein; this encodes MELADLRAELSPDRLTLLKVNISWQVYYPAVSTSPWQLEGVIRALLDGGFSKDRILAAQNSTVVVDPHLGLKTNKLEPVLDRFGIRSIWLNDKESEADWVRYEPKGKMLVLRDVYPDGLMIPKTLIGANIIHLPTLKTHVFTEITGAMKNAFGGLLHLKRHWTHSVIHETLVDLLVIQKEIHPAIFAVMDGTISGDGPGPRAMRLRETNLILASRDQVAIDATAAKLMGFDPLTIRFIRLAHEAGLGKGDPREIDLVGDDVSNVNLHYSRNENTFASKGQKLIYHGPLKPLEGLLLRSPLVPWSFAASRLYHDGYWYPFVGKGRKRTIMKSEWGRLFREYEPKGQE
- a CDS encoding 3-hydroxybutyryl-CoA dehydrogenase, with the translated sequence MPTATATRPVVVAGAGTMGSGIAQVFAASGRQVLLVDPVETALKKGLGVIEKSLGRLVDKGTIDSKAREETLRRISVQEAGFPFAECAIAVEAVPERPDLKKSVFQMLDQKLPPGAILATNTSSISVTELAAATRRPARFVGMHFMNPVPIMQLVEIVRGLETSDETVAETVDLARALGKVPVVVADRPGFVSNRVLMPMINEAAFALMEGVADREAIDTVMKLGMNHPMGPLALADLIGIDVCLDIMEVLHRGFGDSKYRACPLLRQMVAAGRLGRKSGRGFYEYP